One part of the Thermodesulfobacterium commune DSM 2178 genome encodes these proteins:
- the lgt gene encoding prolipoprotein diacylglyceryl transferase, translated as MLIHPKIDPVIFKIGPFEARWYGLMYVISFFCVLFLTRYQLKERNLTHLYPFLENLLFYSFLGLILGARLGFCFFYYPDYFLTHPWEIIAIWKGGMSFHGGLIGALVVGYGYVKSKGQSFLWWADLIAVCAPIGLFWGRIGNFINGEIYGKPTSLPWGMVFPEGGSLPRHPVQLYEGLVTGLLLFLFLWSLRKKEWAPGTKFAIFLISYGVLRFLFEFLREPAQSFDLIFGWMTMGQVLCLGMIAFGFLLLYLVRMRTFQKIF; from the coding sequence ATGCTTATACATCCAAAAATTGACCCAGTAATCTTTAAAATAGGCCCTTTTGAAGCCCGTTGGTATGGGTTGATGTATGTTATAAGTTTTTTCTGTGTGCTTTTTCTCACAAGGTATCAATTAAAAGAAAGAAACCTTACTCATCTTTATCCCTTTTTAGAAAACCTTCTTTTTTACAGTTTTTTAGGATTAATCCTCGGTGCCCGTTTAGGTTTTTGTTTTTTTTACTATCCTGATTATTTTCTAACCCATCCATGGGAGATAATAGCTATTTGGAAAGGAGGGATGTCCTTTCACGGAGGATTGATAGGTGCGTTGGTAGTAGGGTATGGTTATGTAAAGAGTAAAGGGCAGTCCTTTTTATGGTGGGCTGATTTGATAGCGGTGTGTGCTCCTATAGGGCTTTTTTGGGGGAGGATCGGTAATTTTATCAACGGAGAAATTTATGGAAAACCTACGTCCTTACCTTGGGGTATGGTTTTTCCTGAAGGAGGGTCTTTACCTCGCCATCCTGTGCAGCTTTATGAGGGGTTAGTGACCGGGCTTTTGTTGTTTCTTTTTCTCTGGAGTTTAAGAAAAAAAGAATGGGCTCCAGGGACAAAGTTTGCTATTTTTTTAATAAGCTATGGAGTCTTACGTTTCTTGTTTGAGTTTTTAAGAGAACCTGCCCAGAGTTTTGACCTTATTTTTGGTTGGATGACGATGGGACAGGTTCTTTGCTTAGGAATGATAGCCTTTGGGTTTTTACTTCTTTATTTAGTGAGGATGAGAACTTTTCAAAAGATTTTCTAA
- the nth gene encoding endonuclease III, which yields MDVKQKVKLVIERLKNLYPDAKIALKFENPLQLLISTILSAQCTDERVNEVTAKLFQKYRTAEDFAKASLEELAEDIKSTGFYQQKAKYIKEACQILVEKYNGEVPKTMEALLELPGVARKTANIVLANAYGIVEGIPVDTHVRRLSQRIGLVKANQPEKIEKELMEIVPKEEWFIFPYLLQAHGRKVCLARKPKCEECVIKDLCDAYTSKN from the coding sequence ATGGACGTTAAACAAAAGGTAAAACTGGTGATAGAAAGACTTAAAAATTTATATCCAGACGCTAAGATAGCCCTTAAATTTGAAAATCCCTTACAACTTTTAATCTCTACCATACTTTCTGCACAGTGTACTGACGAGAGGGTAAACGAGGTAACGGCAAAACTTTTTCAAAAATACCGGACAGCAGAGGATTTTGCTAAAGCTTCGTTAGAGGAACTTGCAGAAGATATCAAAAGTACAGGTTTTTATCAGCAAAAGGCAAAATACATAAAAGAGGCTTGCCAAATCCTTGTAGAAAAGTATAATGGAGAAGTCCCTAAGACGATGGAAGCCCTTTTAGAACTACCTGGGGTTGCAAGGAAAACAGCCAACATCGTGTTGGCTAACGCTTACGGAATAGTAGAGGGCATTCCTGTTGATACTCACGTTAGAAGACTTTCTCAGAGGATTGGTTTGGTGAAAGCTAATCAGCCAGAAAAAATAGAAAAAGAGCTGATGGAAATAGTCCCTAAGGAAGAGTGGTTTATTTTCCCTTATCTTTTGCAAGCTCATGGAAGAAAGGTATGTTTAGCCAGAAAACCTAAATGTGAAGAATGTGTGATAAAGGATCTTTGCGATGCTTATACATCCAAAAATTGA
- the alaS gene encoding alanine--tRNA ligase, whose protein sequence is MKGFEVRQRFLQFFKERGHEVVPSSPLIPVDDPTLLFTNAGMVQFKKVFLGEETRPYKRATSCQKCMRAGGKHNDLENVGYTARHHTFFEMLGNFSFGDYFKEEAISYAWEFITQVLGLPKERIYVTVYKEDDEAAQLWKKIAGLSEERIVRLGEKDNFWMMGDTGPCGPCSEIIFDQGEGFGCQSPQCGPGCDCDRFLEIWNLVFMQYERNEKGELKPLPKGCIDTGMGLERITAVLQGVPSNYDTDLFKGIIDKISEITGKAFKENKETEVAFKVIADHIRAATFLLAEGIVPSNEGRGYVLRRIIRRAERFGRLLGLKDPFLYQIVPSVVAEYKEVYPEVLQGQEFAEKVIRVEEEKFLETLETGLNILEKEVAQLKEKGVNLIPGDLIFKLYDTYGFPYDLVRDYAIGMGFTLDTEGFEKLREKAREESRKSWKGALEKLPEFIKEKAKEGVQTFFVGYDTLEASAKILGLEKENGIYYLITNVTPFYPEGGGQVYDQGWVFGKEGKAQVLEVYKVGDLIYHKVKLIEGILKPNEEVQLKVDTERRAHIAKHHTATHLLHAALRKVLGPHVRQAGSLVEEERLRFDFTHFFGLTQEEIDQVEELVNRWVLENYPVEFMWMNKEEAEAIGAIALFEEKYQDVVRVVKIGDVSIELCGGTHVKNTGEIGLVKIVSESSVASGIRRIEAVAGMKAYQWVKNQERRLMNLAQLLKTSPKELEKKVEALLTLLEEKEKELKRLKSFDLKQDLEQKLSEVEEVGGIKVLVSSFKTEKMEDLREIGDWFKNKLGSCVIFLIGEKEKGSLALCMVTKDLGNKHPASKFFRALQPLGLKGGGKELLAQGSFSETPEVSKIKEEIKKVLANR, encoded by the coding sequence ATGAAAGGTTTTGAGGTTAGACAAAGGTTTTTGCAGTTTTTTAAAGAAAGAGGTCATGAGGTTGTTCCTAGCTCTCCTTTGATCCCAGTAGACGACCCAACTCTTCTTTTTACTAACGCAGGGATGGTTCAGTTTAAAAAGGTCTTTTTAGGAGAAGAAACCAGGCCTTATAAAAGGGCTACTTCTTGTCAAAAATGTATGAGGGCAGGTGGTAAGCATAACGACCTTGAAAACGTAGGATATACCGCAAGGCATCATACTTTTTTTGAAATGCTCGGTAACTTTTCCTTTGGAGATTATTTTAAAGAAGAAGCCATTTCTTATGCCTGGGAATTTATTACTCAGGTTTTAGGACTGCCTAAAGAAAGAATCTATGTAACTGTATACAAAGAGGATGATGAAGCCGCCCAGTTATGGAAAAAGATAGCAGGGCTTTCTGAAGAAAGAATCGTAAGACTTGGAGAAAAAGATAACTTCTGGATGATGGGAGATACAGGGCCTTGTGGTCCCTGTTCAGAAATCATTTTTGACCAAGGAGAAGGTTTTGGTTGTCAGTCTCCTCAGTGTGGCCCTGGTTGTGATTGCGATCGATTTCTCGAAATTTGGAACCTGGTTTTTATGCAATACGAAAGAAATGAAAAGGGAGAGTTAAAACCTCTTCCTAAAGGCTGTATTGATACAGGTATGGGACTTGAAAGAATAACCGCCGTTCTTCAAGGGGTTCCTTCTAACTATGATACCGACCTCTTTAAAGGAATTATTGATAAGATCTCAGAGATCACAGGCAAAGCCTTTAAAGAGAATAAAGAAACTGAAGTGGCCTTTAAGGTCATAGCAGACCACATTCGGGCTGCTACCTTTCTTTTGGCTGAAGGGATAGTTCCTTCTAACGAGGGAAGAGGATATGTGTTGAGAAGGATCATTCGTAGGGCAGAAAGGTTTGGACGCCTTTTAGGTTTAAAAGACCCTTTCCTATACCAGATTGTCCCCTCTGTGGTGGCAGAATATAAAGAGGTGTATCCTGAAGTTTTACAAGGTCAGGAATTTGCAGAAAAGGTAATCAGGGTTGAAGAAGAGAAATTTTTAGAAACCCTTGAGACAGGGCTTAACATCCTTGAAAAGGAAGTCGCTCAACTTAAAGAAAAAGGTGTCAATCTCATACCAGGCGATTTAATTTTTAAGTTGTATGATACCTATGGTTTTCCCTATGACTTGGTGAGAGACTATGCCATCGGGATGGGTTTTACCTTAGATACTGAGGGCTTTGAAAAATTAAGAGAAAAGGCAAGAGAAGAAAGCAGAAAAAGCTGGAAAGGTGCTTTAGAAAAATTGCCTGAATTTATTAAAGAAAAGGCTAAAGAAGGAGTACAAACCTTTTTTGTAGGTTATGATACGTTAGAAGCTTCAGCTAAGATATTAGGTTTAGAAAAAGAAAACGGGATTTACTATTTGATTACCAACGTTACTCCTTTTTATCCAGAAGGCGGTGGTCAAGTTTATGACCAAGGATGGGTGTTTGGTAAAGAAGGTAAAGCTCAAGTCTTAGAAGTGTATAAAGTAGGAGACCTGATCTATCATAAAGTAAAACTAATCGAAGGGATACTTAAACCAAACGAAGAAGTTCAGTTAAAGGTAGACACAGAAAGAAGAGCCCATATCGCTAAGCATCATACCGCTACTCATCTTTTACATGCAGCGTTAAGAAAGGTTTTAGGCCCCCATGTAAGGCAAGCTGGTTCGTTGGTAGAAGAAGAACGCTTGCGTTTTGACTTTACCCATTTTTTTGGTTTGACCCAAGAGGAAATAGACCAGGTAGAGGAGCTTGTCAACCGTTGGGTGTTAGAGAACTATCCTGTAGAATTTATGTGGATGAATAAAGAAGAAGCAGAAGCTATAGGAGCAATCGCTCTTTTTGAGGAAAAATACCAAGATGTGGTTAGGGTGGTTAAAATCGGTGATGTTTCTATCGAACTTTGTGGTGGGACTCATGTTAAGAACACAGGTGAGATAGGTTTAGTAAAAATTGTTTCAGAAAGTAGTGTGGCTTCAGGTATAAGAAGAATAGAAGCTGTAGCTGGTATGAAGGCCTATCAATGGGTAAAAAATCAGGAAAGACGTCTGATGAACCTTGCTCAGCTTCTTAAGACTTCTCCTAAGGAATTAGAGAAAAAAGTAGAAGCCTTACTTACACTTTTAGAAGAAAAAGAAAAGGAGCTTAAACGTCTAAAGAGTTTTGACTTGAAACAAGATTTAGAACAAAAACTTTCCGAGGTAGAAGAGGTAGGAGGTATAAAAGTATTGGTTTCCTCTTTTAAAACCGAAAAAATGGAAGACTTAAGGGAAATAGGGGATTGGTTTAAGAATAAGTTAGGTTCTTGTGTGATTTTCCTGATAGGAGAAAAGGAAAAGGGTAGTTTAGCCTTGTGTATGGTTACCAAAGACCTGGGTAATAAACATCCTGCATCTAAGTTTTTTAGAGCCTTGCAACCTCTGGGGCTTAAAGGAGGAGGAAAAGAACTTTTAGCCCAAGGAAGTTTTTCTGAAACACCAGAGGTTAGTAAAATTAAAGAAGAGATTAAAAAAGTCTTGGCTAACAGATGA
- a CDS encoding IS110 family RNA-guided transposase, translated as MNYFVGIDVSKDTFNIAVLHQQSFILSKHLPMSQEGFSQLLSILKQYPKPIVVMESTGRFFLPLYHFLLANDIQAFVINPKILHRFFQFLSANNPSKSDTKDAKLLALFAQTNPQFLNPLPPDHHLRNLSRLIQKLKKELSEAKTQIKYALSVLFPEVEKHLNIFSFSFLNILLKYPGASYLKKASTDDIASIINSTSKARKPSFSPQEIINLAKKSIGIHNPYLSQTFIFYIEKILFLEPRIQKLENMLLEEIDHDQNQQIKLISSIRGISPKLAVHFIAEVKDVNRFSNAKKLIKYAGTDPVIKQSGKFRINMSISKQGSPWLRNILFQMAVGVVTWNSYFREYFLRKKKEFKSYKKAMVAVMNKLIRVIYGLCKKGSYFNPVLSFNSKNFISICEGSHA; from the coding sequence ATGAATTACTTCGTCGGTATTGATGTCTCTAAAGACACTTTTAATATCGCTGTCCTCCATCAACAATCCTTTATCCTCTCCAAACACCTCCCTATGTCTCAAGAAGGTTTCTCTCAGCTTCTCTCCATCCTTAAACAATACCCTAAACCTATCGTAGTCATGGAATCTACTGGAAGATTCTTCCTCCCACTTTATCACTTTCTCCTTGCTAATGATATTCAAGCTTTTGTTATCAACCCAAAAATCCTTCACAGGTTCTTCCAGTTCCTCTCCGCAAACAACCCCTCTAAGTCTGATACCAAAGACGCTAAACTCCTTGCTCTTTTTGCTCAAACTAACCCTCAATTCCTTAACCCTCTCCCACCTGACCATCACCTGAGAAACCTCTCCCGCCTTATCCAAAAACTCAAAAAAGAACTCTCTGAAGCTAAAACCCAAATCAAATACGCCCTCTCTGTTCTCTTCCCCGAAGTTGAAAAACACTTAAACATCTTCTCCTTTTCCTTTCTCAACATACTCCTAAAATACCCCGGTGCTTCCTACCTCAAAAAGGCTTCTACAGATGATATCGCCTCTATCATCAATTCTACCTCCAAAGCAAGAAAACCCTCCTTCTCCCCTCAAGAGATCATAAACCTTGCTAAAAAATCTATCGGCATCCACAACCCCTATCTTTCCCAAACCTTCATCTTCTATATTGAAAAAATACTCTTCCTCGAACCAAGAATCCAAAAACTTGAAAATATGCTCCTTGAAGAAATAGATCACGACCAAAACCAACAAATAAAGCTCATTTCCTCTATCAGGGGAATTTCTCCAAAACTTGCAGTTCATTTTATCGCTGAAGTTAAGGATGTGAACAGATTTTCCAATGCCAAAAAACTTATAAAATATGCTGGCACTGACCCAGTAATAAAACAGTCGGGAAAATTTAGGATAAACATGAGTATTTCTAAACAAGGAAGTCCCTGGCTCAGAAACATTCTTTTTCAGATGGCAGTAGGAGTAGTAACCTGGAATTCTTATTTCAGGGAGTATTTTTTGCGCAAGAAGAAGGAGTTTAAGAGCTATAAGAAAGCAATGGTAGCGGTGATGAATAAGCTCATAAGGGTGATCTATGGACTTTGCAAGAAAGGAAGTTATTTTAATCCTGTCTTGAGTTTTAACTCTAAAAATTTTATTTCTATTTGCGAGGGTTCTCATGCTTAA
- the metK gene encoding methionine adenosyltransferase produces MLVQNFLFTSESVTEGHPDKVADQISDAILDAILEKDPYARVACETLVNTGMILIAGEITTEARIDYPTIARGVVKEIGYNHSDLGFDYQTCAVLISIDRQSPDIAMGIDRDGEIGAGDQGLMFGYACDETPDFMPMPIWYAHKLAMRLAEVRKKGILPFLRPDGKTQVTIRYEMRKPVDVHTIVIAAQHDPTVTLKELREAIMEEVIKKVIAPEHLKPDTKIIINGTGRFVIGGPLADCGMTGRKIIVDTYGGRGHHGGGAFSGKDPTKVDRTPSYYARYVAKNLVAAGVAKELEVQVAYAIGVPEPLAINVNTYGTETIPVEKILDIINKLFNFRPKHMIEYLNLRRPIFRKTACYGHFGRNEPEFTWEKLDMVEKIKELAGFDK; encoded by the coding sequence ATGCTTGTACAAAATTTTTTATTTACCTCAGAATCAGTTACAGAGGGACATCCGGACAAGGTAGCAGATCAGATTTCTGATGCCATCTTAGATGCCATCTTAGAAAAAGACCCTTATGCCAGGGTAGCTTGTGAAACCTTGGTTAATACAGGAATGATCCTTATAGCTGGTGAGATTACTACAGAGGCCCGCATAGACTATCCTACCATCGCCCGTGGAGTAGTAAAGGAAATCGGTTATAACCATTCTGATCTAGGATTTGACTATCAGACCTGTGCGGTTCTTATCAGTATAGATAGACAAAGTCCAGATATAGCTATGGGGATTGATCGGGACGGAGAGATAGGAGCTGGAGACCAAGGTCTTATGTTTGGGTATGCTTGCGATGAAACTCCTGATTTTATGCCTATGCCTATCTGGTATGCCCATAAATTAGCCATGAGACTTGCTGAGGTTAGAAAAAAAGGCATCCTTCCTTTCTTAAGACCAGATGGTAAAACCCAAGTAACTATACGTTATGAGATGAGAAAACCAGTGGACGTTCATACTATAGTAATAGCAGCCCAACACGACCCAACAGTTACTCTTAAAGAATTAAGAGAAGCCATCATGGAAGAAGTAATCAAAAAAGTCATCGCCCCTGAACATTTAAAACCAGACACAAAGATTATCATCAACGGGACAGGTAGGTTTGTAATAGGAGGTCCTTTGGCTGATTGTGGAATGACTGGAAGAAAAATTATTGTGGATACCTACGGAGGAAGGGGACATCACGGAGGTGGTGCCTTTTCTGGGAAAGACCCCACAAAGGTAGATAGAACCCCTTCTTATTATGCAAGATATGTGGCTAAAAACCTGGTTGCTGCTGGAGTGGCTAAAGAGCTTGAAGTACAAGTAGCTTATGCTATAGGAGTACCAGAACCTTTAGCCATCAATGTTAATACCTATGGCACCGAAACTATTCCTGTAGAAAAAATATTAGATATTATCAACAAACTGTTTAACTTTAGACCTAAGCACATGATAGAGTATCTCAACTTAAGAAGACCTATTTTCAGAAAAACTGCCTGTTATGGACATTTTGGCAGAAATGAACCAGAGTTTACCTGGGAAAAATTGGACATGGTAGAAAAGATTAAAGAACTTGCTGGTTTTGATAAATAG
- the ahcY gene encoding adenosylhomocysteinase, with protein MEYHVKDLSLADEGLKLIEWAEMDMPVLRQIREHFAKEKPLAGIKIGACLHVTTETANLVRTLKEGGAEVFLCASNPLSTKDEVAAALVKYFDIPVFAIRGEDRDTYYSHINAVLDQKPQITIDDGADLVSTLHKERPEQAEKVWGGTEETTTGVIRLKAMAKEGLLKYPIIAVNDALTKHLFDNRYGTGQSTLDGILRATNRLLAGSVFVVCGFGWCGKGLAMRARGMGARVVVTEVDPLKALEAVMEGYLVMPLDEAAEIGDFFCTVTGNKSVIRKEHFLKMKDGAIVCNSGHFDVEIDLKSLREISTQVRTIRKEVEEYTLKNGKKIYVLSQGRLVNLAAAEGHPSGVMDMSFANQALCVEYIVKNHKTLQKTVYSVPEEIDKKVAKLKLAAMGIKIDTLTPEQQKYLTSWEEGT; from the coding sequence ATGGAATATCATGTTAAAGATCTAAGTTTAGCTGATGAAGGTTTAAAGTTGATAGAATGGGCTGAAATGGATATGCCTGTTTTAAGACAAATAAGGGAACATTTTGCTAAAGAAAAACCTTTAGCTGGGATAAAAATAGGTGCTTGTTTACATGTGACCACTGAAACAGCCAACCTTGTAAGGACTCTAAAAGAAGGAGGAGCTGAGGTATTTTTATGTGCCTCTAATCCTCTTTCTACTAAAGATGAAGTAGCTGCAGCCTTGGTAAAATATTTTGACATCCCTGTTTTTGCTATTAGAGGAGAAGACAGAGACACTTATTATTCTCATATAAACGCTGTGCTTGACCAAAAACCACAAATCACCATAGATGACGGAGCAGACTTAGTAAGTACCCTTCACAAAGAAAGACCAGAGCAGGCTGAAAAAGTTTGGGGAGGAACAGAAGAAACTACAACTGGAGTTATCAGGCTTAAAGCAATGGCTAAGGAAGGACTTCTTAAATATCCTATCATCGCGGTAAACGATGCCTTAACCAAACATCTTTTTGACAACCGTTATGGCACAGGGCAGTCAACCCTTGACGGCATCTTGAGGGCTACTAATCGGTTACTTGCCGGTTCGGTGTTTGTGGTTTGTGGTTTCGGTTGGTGCGGGAAAGGTCTTGCGATGAGAGCTAGAGGAATGGGGGCAAGGGTGGTGGTTACAGAAGTAGACCCTCTAAAAGCCTTAGAAGCGGTGATGGAGGGTTATCTGGTAATGCCCTTAGATGAAGCCGCTGAAATAGGAGACTTTTTCTGCACAGTCACCGGTAACAAATCAGTCATCAGAAAAGAGCACTTTTTAAAGATGAAGGATGGTGCTATCGTCTGTAACTCCGGACATTTTGATGTAGAAATAGACCTTAAGTCCCTAAGAGAAATTTCTACCCAGGTAAGAACCATCAGAAAAGAGGTAGAGGAATATACTTTAAAGAACGGCAAAAAAATCTACGTGCTGTCTCAGGGAAGACTGGTCAATTTAGCCGCTGCAGAGGGGCATCCTTCTGGGGTTATGGATATGAGTTTTGCAAACCAGGCTTTATGTGTGGAATATATAGTAAAGAATCATAAAACGCTACAAAAGACTGTTTATTCCGTCCCAGAAGAAATAGACAAAAAGGTGGCTAAGTTAAAGCTTGCAGCCATGGGAATTAAAATAGACACCCTTACTCCGGAACAACAAAAATATCTTACCTCTTGGGAGGAAGGGACCTAA
- a CDS encoding riboflavin synthase, translating into MFTGLIEGEGRIISLLPEKGGLIIEVQTSFMLEDTKIGDSIAVNGVCLTAIEVKPKTFKAHISPETLNRTTFKYKKQGDWVNLERALKVGDRLGGHLVSGHIDGIGKVLNINPLGDFYQILIEIPEALAVYLVEKGSIAVDGISLTINKVKENSFELMIIPHTYQVTTLKYLKPGDLVNIEIDMIAKMVHKWLSPYLNQQEKKSQLSLEFLKQHGFL; encoded by the coding sequence TTGTTTACAGGACTGATAGAAGGAGAAGGTAGGATTATCTCCCTTCTCCCGGAGAAGGGGGGGTTAATTATAGAAGTGCAAACTTCTTTTATGTTGGAAGACACTAAAATCGGTGATAGTATTGCAGTAAACGGCGTTTGTTTAACGGCTATAGAGGTAAAACCCAAAACCTTTAAAGCCCATATTTCTCCAGAAACTCTAAACAGGACCACCTTTAAATACAAAAAACAGGGTGATTGGGTCAACCTTGAGAGAGCCTTAAAAGTAGGCGACAGGTTAGGAGGACACCTTGTTTCTGGGCACATAGACGGAATAGGGAAGGTATTAAACATCAATCCTTTAGGTGATTTTTATCAAATTTTAATCGAAATACCTGAGGCTTTAGCAGTTTATTTAGTTGAAAAAGGATCTATTGCCGTAGACGGAATAAGTCTTACCATAAACAAGGTAAAAGAAAACTCCTTTGAACTTATGATCATCCCTCATACCTACCAGGTAACCACCTTGAAATACCTGAAGCCTGGAGATTTAGTCAACATAGAAATAGACATGATAGCCAAGATGGTACATAAATGGCTTTCTCCTTACCTAAACCAGCAAGAAAAAAAATCGCAGCTTTCGTTAGAATTTCTAAAACAACATGGGTTTTTATAA
- a CDS encoding ferredoxin domain-containing protein has product MKVNPELEIVEELAKQILVAARTAPKAKGVDDLVFGLITDPEEREKLAQEMEKIAEEKGAAFKFFKRDADNVRNSDAVILISLNFNKPLGLDCGICGFRCEELVKQEKSSLDFDGPVCGIKLLDMGIALGSAVAKAKDLCVDNRIMYTVGVAAKRLNLIKGTVIMGIPLSVKGKNIYFDRPPVK; this is encoded by the coding sequence ATGAAGGTCAATCCAGAATTGGAAATTGTAGAGGAGTTAGCTAAACAAATATTAGTTGCAGCAAGGACTGCTCCTAAAGCCAAAGGGGTAGATGATTTGGTTTTTGGTTTGATTACTGATCCTGAGGAAAGAGAAAAACTTGCTCAAGAGATGGAAAAAATCGCTGAAGAAAAGGGCGCAGCTTTTAAATTTTTTAAAAGAGATGCAGATAACGTCAGAAATTCTGATGCAGTTATCCTTATCTCCCTTAATTTTAACAAACCCTTAGGGTTAGATTGTGGTATATGTGGTTTTAGGTGTGAAGAGCTGGTAAAACAGGAAAAAAGCTCGCTTGATTTTGACGGACCTGTATGTGGAATAAAGCTTTTAGACATGGGCATTGCCTTAGGGTCTGCTGTAGCCAAGGCTAAAGACCTTTGTGTGGACAACAGGATCATGTATACGGTAGGAGTTGCAGCCAAACGGTTAAACTTGATAAAAGGCACCGTAATCATGGGAATACCCTTAAGTGTAAAGGGGAAAAACATCTATTTTGATAGGCCCCCTGTAAAATAA
- a CDS encoding phosphoribosylanthranilate isomerase, with amino-acid sequence MALKTKIKICGLTRREDILFLNRFPVDYVGFVLYPRSPRYVGENLKHLLGYVREDIQKVAVLVNPTYEEAKAVLDTGIDLIQLHGEETVEFAKKIGLSRVIKAFRIKDKVELDLIAPWEKAYAILTDTFVKGVPGGTGKTFNWSLAKVLVDHGYKVFLAGGITPENVKQAILTVSPYAIDLSSGVEISPGIKDYAKINNLFRQLEN; translated from the coding sequence ATGGCCTTAAAAACCAAGATAAAAATCTGTGGGTTAACCCGCAGAGAAGATATACTGTTTTTAAACCGATTTCCTGTAGATTATGTAGGTTTTGTGTTATACCCTCGATCTCCAAGGTATGTGGGAGAAAACCTGAAACACCTCTTAGGTTATGTAAGAGAAGATATCCAAAAGGTTGCAGTATTGGTTAATCCAACCTATGAAGAAGCAAAGGCAGTTTTAGACACAGGTATTGATTTAATTCAACTTCACGGGGAAGAAACCGTTGAGTTTGCTAAAAAAATTGGTCTTTCCCGTGTTATCAAGGCTTTTAGAATAAAAGATAAGGTAGAGTTAGACCTTATTGCCCCCTGGGAAAAGGCTTATGCGATCCTTACGGATACGTTTGTAAAGGGTGTACCAGGGGGCACAGGAAAAACCTTTAACTGGAGTTTAGCCAAGGTGTTGGTAGACCATGGCTATAAAGTCTTTTTAGCAGGAGGAATAACCCCAGAAAATGTAAAACAAGCTATTTTAACCGTAAGTCCCTATGCTATCGACCTCTCATCTGGAGTAGAAATTTCCCCTGGAATCAAGGATTACGCAAAAATAAACAATCTTTTTAGACAGTTAGAAAATTAA
- the amrB gene encoding AmmeMemoRadiSam system protein B, translating into MELEYPVDFKPILRYVDVIPAEQEGQPVFLLRDPLGFIDELVVVPQYLAFLLALMNGQNDLRDLQSEATKQFGQIIPLEEIVKIVKFLDEKGLLWSKTFEEIKEKAYSRWFSYPFRAMAHANSAYPLSAAEAKFFIEDILKLGSSEDGKPPKVLIAPHIDIKAAPKSYAESYSRFKIPPGSRVIILGVGHHLDLPFSVLTKDVATPFGLIKNDRGGLFFLRTSKKLEVFPDHIAHRLEHSIEFQALFLHYLLKDQFMVLPVLVGPMPTLFENPELTEKFAEGLAQLMEDGKTYLVLGIDFCHLGLRYGDPFEVSEEHAKQALKNDETLLNLVFNGTKDEFLEKAKQSLPLKVCGLSTLCLTKLIMDKLRAKGELKLYHQEFVPFGQGSAVSVASAGYYVV; encoded by the coding sequence ATGGAATTAGAATATCCTGTAGATTTTAAACCTATTTTAAGGTATGTAGATGTAATACCTGCTGAGCAAGAAGGCCAACCTGTTTTTCTACTAAGAGACCCTTTAGGGTTTATAGATGAACTGGTGGTAGTGCCTCAGTATCTTGCTTTTTTACTTGCTTTGATGAACGGACAAAACGACTTAAGAGACCTTCAGTCTGAGGCTACTAAACAGTTTGGTCAAATAATCCCTTTGGAAGAAATAGTTAAAATAGTTAAGTTTTTGGATGAAAAAGGGCTTTTGTGGTCTAAAACTTTTGAAGAAATCAAAGAAAAGGCCTATTCCAGATGGTTTTCTTATCCTTTTAGGGCTATGGCACATGCTAATTCTGCCTATCCTTTGTCTGCGGCAGAGGCTAAGTTTTTTATAGAAGACATTTTAAAACTTGGGTCTTCTGAGGATGGTAAACCACCTAAGGTTTTGATAGCTCCTCATATTGATATAAAAGCAGCTCCTAAGTCTTATGCAGAAAGTTATAGCAGGTTTAAAATACCACCTGGCTCGAGGGTAATTATTTTAGGGGTGGGACATCACTTAGACCTTCCTTTTTCCGTGCTTACTAAAGACGTGGCCACCCCTTTTGGTCTGATCAAAAACGATAGAGGAGGGTTGTTTTTCTTAAGAACTTCTAAAAAATTAGAGGTATTTCCAGACCATATAGCTCACCGTTTAGAACACTCTATAGAGTTTCAAGCTCTATTTTTACATTATCTCCTAAAAGACCAGTTTATGGTTTTACCTGTGTTGGTAGGTCCTATGCCTACTCTTTTTGAAAATCCAGAGTTAACAGAAAAGTTTGCTGAAGGATTAGCTCAGCTTATGGAGGATGGGAAGACCTACTTAGTCTTAGGGATAGATTTTTGTCATCTTGGTTTAAGATATGGAGACCCCTTTGAAGTCTCTGAAGAACATGCTAAGCAAGCTTTAAAAAACGATGAAACCCTTTTAAACCTTGTTTTCAATGGGACCAAAGACGAGTTCTTAGAAAAAGCCAAACAGTCTCTACCTTTAAAGGTATGCGGTCTTTCTACTCTGTGTCTTACTAAACTGATTATGGACAAGTTAAGGGCCAAAGGTGAGTTAAAGTTATATCATCAAGAGTTTGTTCCCTTTGGACAAGGCTCAGCGGTATCGGTAGCTTCTGCAGGTTATTATGTAGTTTAA